In the Clostridium cellulovorans 743B genome, TTGTACAGAGCTATAAGAGAATAAAAATATTGGAGGAACCAGATTATGAATAAAAAAATTATAACTATATTAATGGCGTTATCTTTATGTATAAGCGCTACAGCTTGTACAAAACAAAGTGCAAATACAACAAGCAATACTCAAGTGGAAGCAACTTCGGCAACTAGCGAAGCTTCAAAGGCTCCAGTGATTTCAAGCATAAATATATCTTCAGGTGAAAGTGAAACTGTGGGAGCAGCAGATACTTTTATAGAACTAAGTGATAAAAGTACAGTCCAAGGAAACGGTGCAACTGTAGAGAATAATCAAATCACAATCACAGCTGCTGGTACTTATAGTATTAAAGGAACTTTGAGTGATGGACAGATAATTGTAAATGCAGGAGATTCCGATAAAGTATATATTATATTAAATGGTGTAAATATAACTTCTTCTAATAGTGCACCAATTTACGTTAAGAATTCTAAGAAAACAATTATTTCATTAGCAGATGGTACACAAAACACTGTTACTGATGGAGCGGAATATAAATTCGAAAGCAATTCTACTGATGAACCTAATTCAGCGATATATAGTAAATCAGATTTAATATTTATAGGAAATGGAGCTTTATCCGTTAAGGCAAACTATAAAAATGGTATTACTAGCAAAGATGATTTAAAGATACAATCAGGTAAAATCACTGTTGATGCTGTAGCTGATGGGGTAAAAGGAAAAGACTCTGTAATTATAGTTAATGGTGAATTAAATGTAACTGCTGGAGAAGATGGAGTAAGGTCAAGTAACGATTCAGATGTTGAAAAAGGCTATGTATTAATCGAAGGTGGAAAAATCAATATAACAGCTACTCTGGATGGTATCCAAGCAGAAACCAACGCTTTAATAAAGGATGGGGATGTTACAATCAGTTCTGGTGGAGGCAGCAAAAATGCTGTTGCTAAAAGCGAATTTGGTATGGGTAATGGAGGTCCAATGAACCAAGGTGAAATGCCAACAGGAGATATGCCACAAGGCGATTTCCAAGGTGAACGTCCAGAACCACCTGAAGGAGGTTTTAAAGGTCAACGTCTAGAGGGAGAAATGCCAGAAGGAGTGCAAGGACAAATGCCACAAGATACACCAAGTGATGATATGAGTAAGCAAGCAGATTCTTCTACTTCAGAAGATGAAACAGTTAGTGCTAAAGCAATAAAAGCAGCTGCAAATATTGTGGTTGAAGGTGGAACTATCACTATAGATTCTTCAGACGATGCTTTTCATTCAAACAACAATTTAGTGGTAAATGCCGGTGATATAAATGTAACATCGGGGGATGATGGATTACATGCTGATTCAACTTTAGTGATTAATGGTGGAACAACAGAAATTACTAAATCCTACGAAGGTATTGAAAGTCAAACTATAACTATAAATGATGGTAAGATTAATCTTGTTGCAAGTGATGATGGTCTTAATGCATCTGGTGGTAATGATGGGTCTTCTGTAAATGGTCGAGTAGGACAGAATAGCTTTGGATCTACAGGAAATGGTTTAATAAACATCAATGGAGGATATTTAACTTTGGATTCTACTGGTGATGGTATCGATTCTAATGGAGCTATAAAAATGACAGGAGGAACTG is a window encoding:
- a CDS encoding carbohydrate-binding domain-containing protein translates to MNKKIITILMALSLCISATACTKQSANTTSNTQVEATSATSEASKAPVISSINISSGESETVGAADTFIELSDKSTVQGNGATVENNQITITAAGTYSIKGTLSDGQIIVNAGDSDKVYIILNGVNITSSNSAPIYVKNSKKTIISLADGTQNTVTDGAEYKFESNSTDEPNSAIYSKSDLIFIGNGALSVKANYKNGITSKDDLKIQSGKITVDAVADGVKGKDSVIIVNGELNVTAGEDGVRSSNDSDVEKGYVLIEGGKINITATLDGIQAETNALIKDGDVTISSGGGSKNAVAKSEFGMGNGGPMNQGEMPTGDMPQGDFQGERPEPPEGGFKGQRLEGEMPEGVQGQMPQDTPSDDMSKQADSSTSEDETVSAKAIKAAANIVVEGGTITIDSSDDAFHSNNNLVVNAGDINVTSGDDGLHADSTLVINGGTTEITKSYEGIESQTITINDGKINLVASDDGLNASGGNDGSSVNGRVGQNSFGSTGNGLININGGYLTLDSTGDGIDSNGAIKMTGGTAIVNGPTNDGNGPLDYDSTFDMTGGYVVLAGSLGMAQAPSTSSTQNSIKVNLSKQEANTLVRIEDESGEELLTFAPAKQYASVVVSSPNIKTGSTYKAYIGGSIDSTATYGLYSGGNYTKGTEVGSAKVSSAVTEITQEGVTVRSGGMGGRGQRK